In the Thermococcus sp. MAR1 genome, one interval contains:
- a CDS encoding KEOPS complex subunit Pcc1, with product MKIEARVEIVWHYGDPGRAEAIAEALEVDNVGLPESLKKSLNVLTRWEDGDVITKVKYSGEIETLIKALDDLVFSIKIAEDVTEKV from the coding sequence GTGAAGATTGAGGCCAGGGTAGAGATAGTCTGGCACTACGGCGATCCTGGAAGGGCGGAGGCTATAGCCGAGGCACTGGAAGTGGACAACGTGGGCCTTCCTGAGAGCCTAAAGAAAAGTTTAAATGTGCTAACCCGATGGGAAGATGGGGACGTCATAACAAAGGTTAAATACTCGGGTGAGATTGAGACACTCATCAAAGCGCTGGACGATTTGGTGTTTTCAATCAAAATCGCCGAAGATGTTACCGAAAAGGTGTGA
- a CDS encoding 30S ribosomal protein S3ae: protein MAKGNPRKRAAATKDKWKMKEWYIVYAPDFFGSKEIGLTPADEPEKVIGRVIETTLKDLTGDFTKGQVKLYFQIYDVKGQNAYTKFKGHTLARSYIRSLVRRRTTRVDGIFNITTKDGYKLRVMGMVIAYRRIQTSQERAIREIIKEIIYKKAEELNYKDFILEAVSGKMGAEIAKEARKIYPIKRAEIRKIKVLAEPEA from the coding sequence ATGGCAAAGGGTAACCCAAGGAAGAGGGCTGCTGCTACCAAGGATAAGTGGAAGATGAAAGAGTGGTACATAGTTTACGCTCCGGACTTCTTCGGAAGCAAGGAGATCGGCCTCACCCCTGCCGACGAGCCAGAGAAGGTCATCGGTCGTGTTATAGAGACCACCCTCAAGGATCTCACCGGCGACTTCACCAAGGGCCAGGTCAAGCTCTACTTCCAGATCTACGACGTCAAGGGGCAGAACGCCTACACCAAGTTCAAGGGCCACACCCTCGCGAGGAGCTACATAAGGAGCCTCGTTAGGAGGAGGACCACCAGGGTTGACGGCATATTCAATATCACCACCAAGGACGGCTACAAGCTCCGCGTCATGGGCATGGTCATCGCCTACAGGCGCATCCAGACCAGCCAGGAGAGGGCCATAAGGGAGATCATCAAGGAGATTATCTACAAGAAGGCCGAGGAGCTCAACTACAAGGACTTCATCCTTGAGGCCGTCAGCGGCAAGATGGGCGCCGAGATCGCCAAGGAGGCGCGCAAGATATACCCGATCAAGAGGGCCGAGATCAGGAAGATCAAGGTTCTCGCCGAGCCGGAGGCTTGA
- a CDS encoding SPOUT family RNA methylase, with the protein MKFIVKTQRGMESVAANYIKDSLPDASVWASPMGYYGLVIVETDEGNAAEKILEIPEVERLIPVIVEVPAELEKIVESAEKLAPLISENETFAVKTKRRGKHGFTSMDVNRELGAKIRELTNADVNLSWPDRVVQVEIIGDKAYISVVPGEEFRKFKPEKLDARKLFRKVTLVQMPYWGDYKACRSFGEKIGRAAQAFEVKELIIAPKEKMDAFELAEFIKGVRIGQESRYQIQREAYPWKVEKIPVSIWDLYQVVRDKRRGKRLLIITDPKGPTLAEVKGELAKDMFYAKEVVIFVGSREGIPRGLFRFADYIVDLAPYMTFATEHGIPAALVSLWEVYEEYAREREEKA; encoded by the coding sequence ATGAAGTTCATAGTCAAGACCCAGCGGGGAATGGAGAGTGTCGCCGCCAACTACATCAAGGACTCCCTCCCGGATGCCAGTGTTTGGGCATCGCCGATGGGCTATTACGGTCTGGTCATCGTCGAGACAGACGAAGGAAATGCCGCTGAGAAGATACTGGAGATACCGGAGGTCGAGAGGCTGATCCCGGTCATCGTTGAGGTTCCAGCCGAGCTTGAGAAGATAGTGGAGAGCGCCGAAAAACTCGCCCCTTTGATAAGTGAAAACGAGACCTTCGCCGTGAAGACGAAGAGGCGTGGAAAGCACGGGTTCACCAGCATGGACGTTAACCGAGAGCTGGGCGCTAAAATAAGGGAGCTCACGAATGCCGATGTAAACCTCAGCTGGCCGGACAGAGTTGTTCAGGTTGAAATAATCGGAGACAAAGCTTACATTTCCGTGGTTCCAGGGGAAGAGTTCAGGAAGTTCAAGCCCGAAAAATTAGACGCGAGAAAACTTTTCCGCAAGGTTACGCTCGTTCAGATGCCCTATTGGGGTGATTACAAGGCATGCCGCTCCTTCGGTGAGAAGATTGGAAGGGCCGCGCAGGCCTTCGAGGTGAAAGAATTGATCATAGCCCCCAAGGAGAAGATGGACGCCTTTGAGCTTGCGGAGTTTATAAAGGGGGTTAGAATCGGTCAGGAGAGCAGGTACCAGATACAGCGCGAGGCGTATCCCTGGAAGGTTGAAAAGATACCAGTGAGCATCTGGGATCTTTACCAGGTCGTCCGCGATAAGAGACGGGGCAAGAGGCTACTCATCATCACCGATCCCAAAGGGCCAACGCTCGCCGAGGTGAAGGGGGAGCTCGCCAAGGACATGTTCTACGCGAAGGAGGTTGTAATCTTCGTCGGCTCCCGTGAGGGCATACCGCGCGGCCTTTTCAGATTCGCCGATTACATCGTTGACCTTGCACCGTACATGACGTTTGCCACGGAGCACGGCATTCCGGCGGCGCTTGTCTCGCTCTGGGAGGTTTACGAGGAGTACGCAAGAGAGCGGGAGGAAAAGGCCTAA